Proteins encoded by one window of Corythoichthys intestinalis isolate RoL2023-P3 chromosome 20, ASM3026506v1, whole genome shotgun sequence:
- the topbp1 gene encoding DNA topoisomerase 2-binding protein 1, producing MSKSDKEAFIVKFVESKGQTSEYAAKAYEAIVELQSEKYIKKIDEDTVLKMEQKDKSLFVFTDFDTPAFQHCKNLGCRIVSPLVVVFCLQHQRCVPKAEKPVYNMAMADVTISCTSLDKAARAEMMDLVQLMGGRIYLDLNVSVTHLIAGEVGSKKYLVAASLGKPILLPSWVKTCWEKSQNSLFRYTELPMEDHQCPILLGCTVCVTGLSSTERKEVQRLCEQHGGSYTGQLKMNECTHLIVREPTGQKYECARKWKVFCVALHWLFDSIEKGSCQDESRYTVERGASKSKRPNTSTPTDSNKNDDGVSLLGLSHISVNASMTVNQTSLTNSTVSRVEAPDPIDNLDVTVCPTEDVLDGCKLYLCGFPMKKLEKLRRLVNSAGGLRFNQPGEELTHVVMGEPDQDLKIFLSKATHRPHVVTVQWLLDSITKGRLLPEDEFLHLDCLPPEPAKVLAASASRTLSSRLSVEPPAASPVTPRQKQAEEDLLSQYMDDNPTIIDVQPPAEQDSTLNHSAFTVQEGTEAPIFAGKRFLLQGFAPEAEAQLSQLAMENGGRVLVSRMRAVADYAVVPLLGCPVEATVDEVVTDTWLAMCVEAECLLDVSSNPLFTPVPVMDGRLPLRDCILSVSQFTGAERESLVELAKHLGANVQDYFVRLANPKKGMLASTHLVLQSPDGTKYQAAKKWGLPAVTMQWIMASARIGIKADEARFLVDRPPSPETEEESFVGASQKNSMPPPQPACHSPDIPLLGPQGGKAVTPLDAGRFQSKVFRSVLDQMKSKEDAGTPGQNKGGGRGKPLAKEPSLQLDTPSRFLSKDQLFRPSFNVKDTLGALDTPGGRSKPSERAETPLTDVVNRNLKVALANSARTGDITDMQAASASPQFNNTSKEDVRKDSGPLTGVVICVGKKLSKMQSELNATAASLGADFRWSCDDSVTHYIYHGRVNDNNREYRGVKERGLHVVSQHWLEACAEEQKHVPESLYPCTYNPKMSLNLSQVPGSSQRSPPLTRTQRQSIAEAQDDKVGPNTSSELKATDDTTISHRLSDGSEDQEELTEKTEASETQMQMREDLQKALQEIMSATKMTTGRRTSVRLGRMRSTGADSTPNTPGGSRRTLEALRVSRAAAMDMNTEPSQSEQIVWDDPTAREERAKLADNLQWPGSPSQYSEPLALPPANHTHLKDSMTDSELVEMAACDVINQQTGKTSSASEQEEPQNKIVTPDGPSVAFPLAKPALAPEPENKKPRTPPRFQLSSLDRQERIDYSHLIEELGGVILDMQSFDPSCSHIIVGKPLRNEKYLAAMAAGKWILHRSYLEACRSEGRFIPEEDYEWGSSTILDALPSVSSQERCLALAAMRWRKALRGPLEQGGAFTGWTVMLNIDQAREAGFRRLLESGGAKVLPRASPSAYKAATHLFADFTRLRPGDFRADISEASALGVTCLKPEYIADYLMQEPIPPTTRYLLDEDEPGTPSRKRKGPEQTSRLKKSRLC from the exons ATGTCGAAATCAGACAAGGAAGCTTTCATTGTCAAGTTTGTTGAAAGCAAAGGACAGACTTCAGAGTATGCTGCCAAAGCTTATGAG GCAATTGTGGAGCTTCAGTCTGAGAAGTACATTAAGAAAATAGATGAGGACACTGTGTTAAAAATGGAGCAAAAGGACAAGTCCCTGTTTGTCTTCACAGACTTTGATACTCCTGCTTTCCAGCActgcaaaaat CTTGGTTGCCGAATCGTGAGCCCGCTGGTAGTAGTATTCTGCCTGCAGCATCAACGTTGCGTGCCCAAAGCGGAGAAGCCGGTGTACAACATGGCCATGGCTGACGTTACCATATCCTGCACGAGCCTGGATAAAGCGGCAAGG GCTGAGATGATGGATCTGGTGCAGCTCATGGGCGGGCGCATTTATCTGGACCTGAACGTGTCCGTCACCCACCTGATCGCCGGCGAGGTGGGCAGCAAAAAGTACCTGGTAGCTGCCAGCCTGGGCAAACCTATCCTGCTTCCTTCTTGGGTCAAAACCTGTTGGGAGAAATCGCAAAACAG TCTGTTCAGGTACACCGAGCTGCCCATGGAGGACCATCAGTGTCCTATTCTGCTGGGCTGTACCGTATGCGTGACGGGTCTGTCCAGCACCGAGCGGAAAGAAGTCCAACGTCTCTGCGAGCAGCACGGGGGCAGCTACACTGGTCAGCTGAAAATGAACGAGTGCACTCACCTCATTGTCAGGGAGCCCACAG GCCAGAAGTACGAGTGCGCGCGCAAATGGAAGGTGTTCTGCGTGGCTCTGCACTGGCTTTTCGACAGCATCGAGAAGGGTTCCTGTCAGGATGAGTCTCGCTATACGGTGGAGCGCGGCGCCTCAAAAAGCAAACGGCCCAACACGTCCACCCCCACCGACTCGAACAAAAATGATG ACGGTGTTTCTCTGCTGGGTTTGAGCCACATCTCCGTCAATGCTAGCATGACGGTAAACCAGACGTCCCTCACGAATTCAACCGTAAGCCGGGTAGAAGCTCCAGACCCGATAGACAATCTGGATGTGACCGTGTGTCCTACAGAGGACGTTTTGGACGGCTGTAAG CTGTATCTCTGCGGCTTTCCCATGAAAAAGCTGGAGAAGCTGCGTCGCTTGGTGAACAGCGCGGGAGGGCTCCGCTTCAACCAGCCTGGGGAGGAGCTAACGCATGTTGTCATGGGAGAACCggaccaggaccttaagattttTCTGTCCAAAGCAACTCATAG ACCTCACGTGGTGACAGTCCAGTGGCTGCTGGACAGCATCACCAAAGGCCGTCTCCTCCCAGAAGATGAATTCCTCCACCTCGACTGTTTGCCTCCTGAGCCGGCCAAGGTGCTAGCGGCATCGGCCAGTCGTACGCTCAGCTCCAGGCTATCAGTGGAACCACCCGCCGCTAGTCCCGTCACCCCGAGACAGAAACAGGCAGAGGAGGACCTTCTCTCGCAGTACATGGATGACAACCCGACCATCA TTGACGTCCAACCACCGGCCGAGCAAGACAGCACCCTCAACCACAGCGCCTTCACCGTGCAGGAAGGCACCGAGGCTCCAATCTTTGCCGGAAAACGTTTCCTGCTGCAGGGCTTCGCCCCAGAGGCCGAAGCCCAGCTCTCCCAGCTGGCTATGGAGAACGGTGGCCGAGTTCTAGTGAGCCGCATGCGTGCCGTCGCCGACTACGCCGTAGTACCGCTGTTGGGCTGTCCCGTGGAGGCAACCGTCGACGAGGTGGTCACTGATACATGGCTG GCCATGTGTGTGGAGGCAGAGTGTCTCCTAGATGTTTCCTCAAACCCTCTGTTCACTCCCGTTCCCGTCATGGACGGACGTCTCCCCCTCAGGGATTGCATCCTCTCTGTCAGCCAGTTTACAGGAGCCGAGAGGGAGTCGCTGGTGGAGCTAGCCAAGCACCTTGGAGCTAA TGTCCAGGACTACTTTGTGCGCTTGGCCAACCCTAAGAAAGGAATGCTGGCAAGCACGCACCTGGTACTCCAGAGCCCCGACGGCACCAAGTACCAGGCGGCCAAGAAGTGGGGGCTCCCGGCGGTCACGATGCAGTGGATTATGGCGTCGGCCAGGATTGGAATCAAAGCGGACGAAGCACGCTTCCTGGTTGACCGGCCACCTTCTCCGG AGACTGAAGAGGAAAGTTTTGTCGGCGCCTCCCAGAAGAACTCCATGCCCCCACCCCAACCAGCGTGCCACTCCCCGGACATCCCGCTGCTTGGTCCTCAGGGCGGCAAGGCAGTCACGCCGCTGGACGCGGGACGCTTCCAGAGCAAAGTGTTCCGATCCGTGCTGGACCAGATGAAGTCCAAAGAGGATGCCGGCACGCCCGGGCAGAACAAAGGGGGCGGCCGGGGGAAGCCTCTCGCTAAGGAGCCCTCACTGCAGCTAGACACTCCGTCCCGCTTCCTCAGCAAGGATCAACTCTTCAGGCCTTCGTTCAATGTCAAG GATACCTTGGGGGCACTGGACACACCAGGTGGGAGATCCAAACCCAGCGAGAGGGCGGAGACGCCCCTGACGGATGTCGTCAACAGGAACCTAAAGGTGGCTCTGGCCAACAGCGCCCGCACTGGTGATATTACAGACATGCAAGCGGCCTCTGCCAGTCCCCAGTTCAACAACACTAGCAAGGAG GATGTCCGAAAGGACTCGGGCCCGCTGACCGGTGTTGTAATCTGCGTGGGGAAAAAGCTGAGCAAAATGCAGAGTGAGCTTAACGCCACGGCCGCCTCTCTCGGAGCAGACTTCAG ATGGTCCTGCGACGATTCCGTCACCCACTACATCTACCATGGCCGAGTAAACGACAACAACCGAGAATACCGAGGCGTGAAGGAAAGGGGGCTTCATGTCGTCTCGCAACACTGGCTCGAAGCT TGCGCCGAGGAGCAGAAGCACGTCCCGGAGTCTTTGTATCCTTGCACCTACAACCCCAAGATGAGCCTCAACCTCAGTCAAGTTCCCGGTAGCTCGCAGAGGTCGCCGCCTTTGACGCGAACGCAACGACAAAGCATCGCCGAAGCCCAGGATGACAAAGTAGGCCCAAATACGAGTTCTGAGCTCAAGGCCACAGACGACACCACCATTTCTCACCGTTTGAGCGATGGAAGTGAAGATCAAGAGGAGCTTACGGAAAAGACCG AAGCTTCTGAGACTCAGATGCAGATGAGAGAAGACCTGCAAAAAGCGCTCCAAGAGATCATGTCGGCCACCAAGATGACGACCGGCAGGCGGACTTCCGTGCGGCTCGGTCGGATGAGGTCTACGGGGGCCGACTCCACCCCCAACACTCCCGGCGGGAGCAGGCGCACTCTGGAAGCGTTAAG GGTCTCAAGGGCAGCCGCTATGGACATGAACACGGAACCCTCGCAGAGCGAGCAGATCGTTTGGGATGATCCGACGGCACGGGAAGAGAGGGCAAAACTGGCCGACAACCTGCAGTGGCCCGGTAGCCCCTCGCAGTACTCTGAGCCTCTGGCGCTGCCGCCGGCAAACCACACGCATCTAAAGGACTCGATGACTGACTCGGAACTAGTGGAGATGG CGGCTTGTGATGTCATCAACCAGCAAACGGGAAAAACGTCTTCAGCCTCCGAGCAAGAGGAGCCTCAAAATAAGATTGTGACTCCAGATGGTCCAAGCGTAGCCTTCCCTCTCGCAAAACCCGCACTCGCTCCCGAGCCTGAG AACAAAAAGCCGAGGACGCCACCCAGATTCCAGCTGTCCTCGCTCGATCGTCAGGAACGTATCGATTACAGTCACCTAATCGAAGAGCTAG GTGGCGTCATCCTGGACATGCAGTCGTTCGACCCCAGCTGCTCTCACATCATCGTCGGCAAGCCCCTACGCAACGAGAAGTACTTGGCGGCCATGGCGGCCGGCAAATGGATCCTACATCGCTCGTATCTGGAAGCCTGCCGATCTGAGGGTCGCTTCATACCG GAGGAGGACTATGAGTGGGGGAGCAGCACCATCTTGGATGCGTTGCCCTCCGTCAGTTCGCAAGAGAGGTGCTTAGCGTTGGCGGCTATGAGGTGGAGGAAAGCCCTGCGCGGACCCTTGGAACAGGGG GGAGCCTTCACCGGATGGACGGTGATGCTAAACATCGACCAGGCCCGAGAAGCCGGATTTCGGCGGCTGCTGGAGTCGGGCGGGGCCAAG GTGCTGCCTCGCGCCTCGCCTTCCGCGTACAAGGCGGCCACACACCTGTTCGCCGATTTCACCCGCCTCCGTCCAGGAGACTTCCGGGCAGATATTTCCGAGGCCTCCGCCCTGGGAGTGACGTGCCTAAAGCCCGAGTACATCGCCGACTACCTCATGCAG GAGCCCATCCCTCCCACGACGCGCTACCTCCTCGACGAAGACGAACCCGGCACGCCGTCACGTAAACGCAAAGGACCGGAGCAAACCTCCCGCCTGAAAAAGTCTCGTCTGTGCTGA